The Watersipora subatra chromosome 1, tzWatSuba1.1, whole genome shotgun sequence genome has a window encoding:
- the LOC137402499 gene encoding GATOR1 complex protein NPRL3-like isoform X1, whose translation MAKKSCPQLPDAFCYNESQVLAVILSVSGSKISSLLFRYPCDSSETQLENGAIAGIPSQNKFAVKNAERFYEITNQFHQHFGIGENGLLTYSDKVLSNFLAVQSTQLANKPFDVKVDDVQFVGYPVSVKHCPSRKKGRDSGGVSLTNVNVVFALPESVSESTKSCYHQLSQQVAMAIKHEEGRCCYFCSERKLMERVIEEYAPPEHNDIMPRLSSNTEESMSHPSQVMLDRGLALPNTLKRVFDSVSEKGIVLELMNHWTEINFCLPIKAHNLPFESQLCITEEDIDRCLELLRPYHAMLLLVESRSLLKSLPIDSSPALVRLLKVNSAGKNLQELAADCDLELSQVFKLVSHLVYWAKVTVIYPLCEPNVYVLSPNAPTSLKSHLVEDFEISFPDQSQTLTEVLSEFSLPLQLDEHTSIIDDPKEKSLKVSMVLWLLRRRLLIQLHTYLYLKPSYCHMDLLDSGQGPQLNDAGREKLASIADTKGEAIFAKLLPYFDGTRHIEDIMYYENMSRSEVFAHVDRFLPMLYTMQAADPATSYYAKVQ comes from the exons ATGGCCAAGAAGTCATGCCCTCAATTGCCAGACGCATTCTGTTACAATGAAAGTCAAGTTCTGGCTGTTATTCTCTCAGTGTCTGGTAGCAAAATCAGTAGCTTGCTATTCCGCTACCCATGTGATAGCTCAGAAACACAGTTAGAGAATGGAGCAATAGCAG GAATCCCTTCACAAAACAAATTTGCTGTGAAAAATGCTGAAAGATTCTACGAAATCACCAACCA ATTTCATCAGCACTTTGGTATTGGAGAAAATGGTTTGCTCAC GTATTCTGACAAGGTTCTCTCCAACTTTCTCGCTGTTCAGTCAACACAGCTCGCTAACAAACCATTTGATGTCAAGGTGGATGATGTGCAATTTGTTGGATATCCTGTTTCTGTCAAGCATTGCCCGAGTCGCAAAAAAGGGCGGGACTCTGGCGGAGTCAGCCTTACCAATGTCAATGTAGTCTTCGCACTTCCT GAAAGCGTGAGTGAATCGACCAAGTCTTGCTATCATCAGCTGTCACAACAGGTTGCCATGGCGATTAAGCATGAAGAGGGTCGGTGTTGCTATTTCTGCTCTGAGAGAAAGCTGATGGAGAGGGTGATAGAGGAGTATGCTCCTCCTGAGCACAATGATATCATGCCAAGGCTTAGCAGTAATACAG AGGAGTCCATGTCTCACCCATCACAAGTGATGTTGGATCGAGGGCTAGCTTTACCGAATACACTCAAGAGAGTATTTGATTC GGTCTCCGAGAAAGGCATTGTACTTGAGCTAATGAACCACTGGACTGAGATAAACTTCTGCTTACCAATTAAAGCACACAATCTGCCATTCGAGTCTCAACTCTGCATCACG GAGGAGGACATTGACCGGTGCCTTGAGCTTTTGAG GCCTTACCACGCTATGCTCCTGCTTGTGGAGTCACGATCCCTTCTCAAAAGTTTGCCAATTGACTCAAGCCCTGCCCTTGTTAGACTTCTCAAAGTCAATTCTGCTGGTAAAAATCTCCAAGAGTTAGCTGCAGACTGCGACCTTGAACTCTCACAG GTGTTTAAGCTTGTCAGTCATCTCGTCTACTGGGCTAAAGTCACGGTCATATACCCTCTGTGTGAGCCTAATGTTTACGTTCTTTCCCCGAATGCACCAACATCACT CAAATCACATCTAGTTGAAGACTTCGAGATCTCATTTCCAGACCAGTCTCAGACACTCACCGAGGTACTGTCAGAGTTTTCACTACCATTACAGTTGGACGAACACACCAGCATTATTGATGACCCCAAGGAAAAG AGCCTGAAGGTGTCAATGGTGCTCTGGTTGCTCCGACGTAGGCTGCTTATACAACTGCACACTTATCTCTACCTCAAGCCTTCTTACTGCCACATGGATCTGCTGGACAGTGGTCAAG GTCCTCAACTAAATGACGCGGGCAGAGAGAAACTTGCATCAATAGCTGATACTAAAGGAGAGGCAATATTTGCAAA
- the LOC137404327 gene encoding uncharacterized protein has product MSMAAEEDGWKGAVPFDARFPNQNQTRNCFQNYLDYHRCHKKYGDDHDPCEYFKWAYKNLCPMEWHQKWDEQRDAGTFTGKI; this is encoded by the exons ATGAGCATGGCTGCTGAAGAAGACGGCTGGAAAGGAGCTGTGCCTTTTGATGCCAGGTTTCCTAACCAAAACCAGACAAG GAATTGCTTCCAGAACTACCTGGACTATCACAGGTGTCATAAGAAGTATGGGGATGACCATGACCCATGCGAGTATTTCAAATGGGCTTATAAGAACCTCTGTCCTATGGAATGG cACCAGAAATGGGATGAGCAAAGAGATGCTGGCACATTCACCGGCAAGATATAA